A region of the Salvia splendens isolate huo1 chromosome 11, SspV2, whole genome shotgun sequence genome:
tatgcaacgcttaattttttaggattttaagtatgtgttttttattttttagaattttaagttgtaattttttttatgttgtgtgttttttaatgaagtgtgtttgttttaattgaattgagttggaaataaaaataaaaaatgaaattgaataaatagtaatttaatgaACGATTAAGAAACagataaggaacggagggttgcaggttccgttccttagttaaggaatggagttaaaaagtacagtgggcccgcaaatagtagtttaaggaacggtgggAAAACAGCGTAGTGGATGTCCTAATCAACTCCATTCCACCTTTTGTCCGTGTCTACATCCTAGTGCTTACAACCAAGAACGATCCTTGTACAACCAAAATCTTTTCCTTAAAGCTAAACCAAAACTTCACAAATCACTCAAACTTATGCCTACTTAGATTCTTTAAAAATTCTATCTGTGGCTCCAGGGAATCAATGCCTAATTTAAAGCCTAAAACCCTAACCTCAAAACCTAATCTTTAGCCTCAGAAAACGCATGTCACATAATTTTGTACAAatcataatcaattttcatcACTAGGGAGGGTCAAACCGGACCCAACACCATCCATCAATCAAGACTGAAATTTGAAGTACAAAAACTGTGCAACACAAATCATATCCACCCATCATCATCAATAGTAGTAGTTGGCCTTGGCCACCTTTAATTTGAAGGtggagaaataaaaataacaaaaagaaataaatttctCTGTAGAGTGGTGGTGACTGATAACAAGAAATGACTCTTTCTTAAATTACTTTATCAACTTCTGAAACCCTTTTTCACCCATTTGGTAAATCTTTCCATTTTTGGTTAGCTCATGGTCCCTCAAACCTCTTTAATGATACAACCCCCCCTCTCTCCCTCTTTATCTTTCATCTCTTCAGAATCTTATCTCCATTTCTTCACAAGATCTGCGgagtttagagagagagatggctcGTGGGAAGATCCAGATCAAGAAAATAGAGAACCAAACAAACAGGCAGGTGACTTACTCCAAGAGGAGAAATGGGCTTTTCAAGAAAGCTCATGAGCTCACTGTGCTTTGTGATGCCAAGATTTCCATTATCATGATTTCCAGCACTCAGAAGCTTCATGAATACATCAGCCCCACTATCACGTAATTAAAtaaatctctccctctctctctctctctcatttgtCAGATTTGTTTTTGTGTTAATTTGCGTGTGTGTTTTAGGACAAAGCAGATTGTTGATGAATACCAGAAGACTGTTAGGACAGATATTTGGAGCTCCCACTACGAGGTTCTTCCACTTCACTTTATCtatttcttgattttatttatttttatatattaaaaatgcaaactttttattttgaagaaaatgCAAGAGCACTTGAAGAAGCTGAAGGAGATCAATAGGAATCTGATGATGGAGATTCGGTATGAACTATTTGATTTTAGCCCTCtcttttttcagtttttcctttaatttaattaatatctaTTTCGATTGAAATTTTCAGACAAAGGAGGGGAGAGAGCTTGAACGATCTGGGGTATGAGCAGATGGTGAATCTCATCGAAGATATGGACAACTCTATGAAGGTGATTCGAGAGAAAAAGGTCTGAAATTTCTCTCTCTAGCTCCCTCAATAAATTTCTAGGGTTTCCTTTTTCAATTGCGATTAAAATTAAGGTGGTGTCATTTATTTGATGGAGAAAGCCTATCAAAATCTTCAGTATTGTAGATCTACTAAAATGGATATCCAAATTGAGGGaataaattgaagaaaaaaagcTCAGTTCTTGATAGACTGATGGATGAAATTGGGATTCTTGTCAACAATTTTTGCAGGAAAGCCTGCAACAAAACATGTCACGATAAAGTTGATTGGgggaaatataaataaaaattaaaaatcatgaaGTAATTCATAGAGATagatattataaataatgatCAATAATTATAGAAATTAGGGATTATATATAGTGATTTTCATATCTTCATTTTCCATTTATAATATTGATATATAAATGGAAAGTGTTATAATCCTTAGAATAATGAGCTTAATCTTAGTTGTTTAAACTTTACCTAAGCAATTAAGCTTTGCTAATTATTGCAATAATCTTAACCATGACAGTACAAAGTCATCAGCAGCCGGATTGACACCAGCAGGAAAAAGgtaaaataaattactaaaatcttttaatttccTTTGTTCATCTTTCAACGTATTAGTTCATAAATTACTTCATTTTCCctatttgttttttcttttgcaGCTAAGGAATGTTGAAGAGATACACAGAGGCCTTGTGCTTCAGtttgtaagttttttttttcaattatttcattTACATTGCAAATAAACTTCTATAGTCTTATTTATGTGGGAGTATTGTTATGGTAGGATGCACGGCAGGAGGATCCGCACTACGGTCTAGTTGAAAACGAAGGCGATTACAATTCTATGTTGGGGTTTCCACACGGCGGGCCAAGGATCATCGCGGTTCGCCTTCCTCCTAACAACCACCACCCTCACCCGCACCatcatcaccaccaccaccaccaccatcctAGCCTTCACAGTGGGACCGGAGCCTCGGACCTCACTACATTTGCTCTACTTGAGTGAATGTTTTCTCATAtgtctatctatatatatatatataatgtgttTGATTGTGTATGAACGTCGTAGgtcttgagaaaaaaaaaaagatgggAAGATCTACATTTGTTTGTTATGTTGTCTTTATATTGTGTATGACTATTGACTATTGTGGATCTATGTTTACTAGGGTTATGTGTGTGGAAGTATATTGTATCCGATTTTATTATGGCTATTTGGTAATCGTCTTTATGGATTTTGATGTTTTTTGTTCGAGTCTAACTAACAAAGGACATAGGCAGTATACATAGAGGCTATTTATCACTATACGTGGAGGACGGCTTTCAAACTTGGTGAGATAGGTATTCATATGTGTGTACGCACaccacatactccctccgtcccaacttatatatattccctccgtcccaatagattatactcccttcgtcccgggctactcgctcatttccttttcggctcggagattaaggaatgagtgtataggaaagtaaaaaatgacggctgtaggtgaaattttttactaaaaatggaaagagtgcaagtaacttgggacgcccaaaaaggaaataagtgcgagtagtgcgggacggagggagtatgttttgtTCCAATTTACTTGAGTTGTACTCCCAAATTACTTTTGTCCCAACTATATTGATATGTTTCTTTTGGACACATGATTAAAAGATTATGTTCAATAGgttaagataaaataaaataggagcaaaaataaagcaagagttaaaaaagagtaaagtaggagagagagtAAGGCAAGTgtgattaaatttttattttctgcaaaaaaaaaaataactcaacttagttgggttCGAAAAAGAATACAACTCAACTTAATCTTTCTTTATCTCTTTATTCTATAACTTAATCTTTCTCTCTTTATTCTATATTcaattatctattttatttttttcacttacctactttattatttctcttattttattatatatctaaAACAAATGTTTGAA
Encoded here:
- the LOC121753568 gene encoding floral homeotic protein DEFICIENS-like, with protein sequence MARGKIQIKKIENQTNRQVTYSKRRNGLFKKAHELTVLCDAKISIIMISSTQKLHEYISPTITTKQIVDEYQKTVRTDIWSSHYEKMQEHLKKLKEINRNLMMEIRQRRGESLNDLGYEQMVNLIEDMDNSMKVIREKKYKVISSRIDTSRKKLRNVEEIHRGLVLQFDARQEDPHYGLVENEGDYNSMLGFPHGGPRIIAVRLPPNNHHPHPHHHHHHHHHHPSLHSGTGASDLTTFALLE